GGTTGTCACCTACCTCTTCACTCGCGACCTCACCGCGACGATCTCCGTGGTCGTGGTCGCCGGCGCCTGCGGAATCGCCGCCGGCACACCTCTGGCGGTCCTCGCCGCAATCGCCCGGATCGCCCGTTCCGGGGCGTTCGTCAAGGACGGGGCTCACCTCGAGGCGCTGTCGTCGATCGACACCGTCGTCTTCGACAAGACCGGCACTCTGACCACAGGGGCGCCGGCTGTTGTCAGCATCAGCGTCCCGGACAGCGACGCGATACTCCGTTTCGACGTCGAGACGGTCCTCTCACTCGCGGCCACCGCCGAGTCGTATTCCGAACATCCGCTTGGCAAGGCCATTGTCGCCCATGCACTCGATCACGGACTCACACCCGCATCCGCGGAGGACTTCGCCTACCGACCCGGCCACGGCGTGACGGCGATCGTCGACGGGCACACGGTCTCCGTCGGCAGCACCAGACTCGTCCCCGATGCGCCGACCGGTGCCTCAGCCGACGATCCCACGACGACAGAGATCCATGTCTCCGTCGATGGCGCCTATGCCGGCACGATCTTCATCGCCGATGCGATCCGAGAGTCCGCGGTCGACGCCGTCGCACAGCTGTCACGGATGGGACTGCGGACGATGATGATCACCGGCGACCGTCCAGAGACGGCTCGCGCCGTCGCCGCACACATCGGCATCGACGATGTCAGGGCGGGACTCCTTCCTGAGGAGAAGCTCGCGGCTGTCGATGCCGAACGTACCGCCGGGCGCTCGATCACGATGGTCGGCGACGGTGTCAACGACGCCCCGGCACTCGCCCGCGCGGATGTCGGCATCGCGATGGGGTCGGGCACCGACCTCGCCCGCGAATCGGCCGACGTCGTGCTCATCAGCTCCGACCTCAGCGATCTCGTCCACACGGTCAGCGTCGCCCGCCGGGCCCGTCGCATCGTCATGGTCAATTTCGTCGGAACGATCGCGATCGACCTCATCGGCATGGGTCTTGCGGCCTTCGGCCTGCTCAGCCCCGTCGCCGCTGCCTTCATCCACGTCGGCAGCGAGACCGCGTTCATCCTCAACTCGGCCCGACTGATTCCCGGCAGAGCATCGGGCCGACGACGCTGAACAAGGGCGCTGTCAGTCCTTGAGCGCCCGCTCACCGATGCTCAGATCGAGGGGGAAGTCGACAGGGGCATCTCCGAAGAGCAATCGACCCGCCGAGGCGGCTGCCGCCCTGATCGCTTGCGCCGCCTCATCGGCCTGCTGCGCCGGGGCATGGACGATGACCTCGTCGTGGAGGAAGAAGACGAGGTGGGCACGGCGGGAGAAGACCGGCCCCGAGGCAGCGGCCGGGCGGGTGCCCGCCCCACCGTCCGCTGCCGCACCGATCTCCGGCAGCTCGGCCAGGCGCAGCCGCAGGTCGGCCAGCCACGCCAGCGCCCATTCGGCCGCGGTGCCCTGAACGACGAAGTTGCGGGTGAATCGTCCCTGGTCACCAGCGGCTCGCCGCGCCCTCTGCTCATCGGCAACGGTGGCGTCGAAGCGGTTCGCCTCCCGTTGCAGTCTCTGCCACCGCTCGCCAGGCGGCGGGGAGGTCCGGCCCAACCAGGTGGACACGACTCCACCCGCTCGTCCCGCCTCGGCGGCGGAGTCGACGAGGTGCATGGCTGCGGGGAAGTTCTGCCGCAGGCGCGGCACCAAGGCTCCGGCCTCGCCCGTCGTCGACCCGTACATCGCGCCGAGGACGGCGATCTTCGCCTCGTGCCGAGTGGACACGACGCCGGCGTCGACGAGCCCGGAGTAGAGGTCGCGGCCGAATCCGGCCGCGGCCATCGCCCGGTCTCCGGACATTGCGGCGAGCGCACGGGGTTCGAGCTGGGCGACATCGGCGGAGACGAGCCGCCACCCTTTGTCGGCACGCAGCGCCGGGCGCAGCTGCCGCGGAATCTGCAGGGCTCCTCCCCCGCTGGCCGCCCAGCGCCCGGTGACGACTCCGCCGGGCACATAGACCGGCCGGTAGCGGCCCTCGTCGACCCATTCATCACACCAATGCCAGCCGTTGGCCGACAGAAGTCGGGCCATCTTCTTGTACTCGAGCAGGGGCGCGATCGCCGGATGCTCGCTCGTCCGCAGTTCCCATTTCGAGGTCGAGGCGACGTTGATTCCCGCATTGCGCAAGGCTGCGAGCAAGCGGTTCGGCGAATCGAGGTTGGCCCGCGGATCGTCGAGGGCTGCCCGCACCTCTTCGGCCTTGGCCAGCATCTTCTGAGGCTTCCCGTCGCGAATCGGCCGGGGCCCGAGCAGTTCGGTGAGGATCCGGTCGTGTTCGGCTTCGTCCCAGGGCACACCGGCTGAGCGCATCTCTGCGGCGACGAGCCCACCCGCCGATTCCGCGGCCAACAGCAGACGCAGCCGTCCTGGATCGCTCGCGTTCTCGATCGCCGTGGTCTGCCGGGCGTATTCGGCCAGGGCCGCCTCGAGATCGTGTGGAACCTGTGGGATGAATCCGCGACCGGCGTCGACGTCGAAGAGAGCGGCCGCGTGGTCGGCTGCGGTGGCATCGGCGGGCGCGGCGTCCCAGTCGGCGGCAGCGCGCAGCGCCTCGGGCGCGGTGACGAGTTCGGAGCGGGCGATGACCGCATGAGTCAGTCGCAGATCATGGCAGCGCTCGATGCTCACTCCGGCGGCCAGCAGCGGCGGATACCACTTCGGGGTGTCGCTGAAGACCCAGCGCGGGCGCGCTTCCTTCTGCTCTCCCCCGGCCCCGTTCTCACGGTCACGGATATGGTCGGGCAGGGCCTCCTCGGCGAGGTCGATCCGGTCGAACTCCCGACCTTCACGGTCGAGGTCGACGATCCCGATCCGACGCCCCTGCACACCCTCGCCGGGCACGGTTCCCACCACGCACACGGCGGGCCGCTGGACGGGGGCGGAGGTCATGGAACCAGCCTACGCCGCGGGGGGCTCGCGGACGGTCATCCGATCGCCCGTCCGCTCCGAGACAGCACTCCTGTCCGCACCCTGACCCTGCCCGCCTGCGGCAAACGTGATCCTGGTAACGTCAAGAGCGAATTCCGGGTGCCGAACTCCGCTCGAAAGGCATGAACCACAACATGGACGTTGTCTCCTCTCTCACCTCCGCTCTGCCGGCCGACGCCGTCATCACCGATCCCGATTCGATGGACGCCTACCGGTGGGACCGCGCGAACGATCCCGATGCCGGGGTGCCCGTCGCCGTGGTCAGGGCGACCTCCACCGAGGAGGTGCAGACGGTGGTGCGCATCGCCGCCGAGGCGAAGATCCCGATCGTGCCCCGCGGTGCCGGATCCGGCCTGTCGGGAGGCAGCTCCGCGATCGCCGGCGGAATCGTGCTGTCCCTGGACAAGATGCGTGAGATCAGCATCGACCCGGTCACCCGCATGGCCACGGTCCAGCCGGGCGCTTTCAATGCCGAGGTCAAGGCCGCCGCAGCCGAACACGGCCTGTGGTACCCGCCGGACCCCTCGTCCTTCGAGTTCTGCTCCATCGGCGGCAACATCGCCACGAACGCCGGCGGACTCTGCTGTGTGAAGTACGGCGTGACCACGGACTACGTCCTCGGCATGACCGTCGTCCTCGCCGACGGACGGGCCGTGGAGCTCGGCGGGCCCCGGCTCAAGGACGTCGCCGGTCTGCCGCTGACGAAGCTGTTCGTCGGCTCGGAGGGAACCTTGGGCGTGATCACCGAGGTGACCCTGCGTCTCATCCCTGCCCAGCTGCCCCCGACGACCGTCGTCGCGATGTTCCCGAAGCTCGCCGATGCCACGAACGCCGTGCTCGAGATCGCGAGGGCCATGCGCCCCTCGATGCTCGAATTCATGGACAAGCCGTCGATCAACGCCGTCGAGGACGAGCTGAAGATGGGGCTCGATCGTGAAGCCGAGGGCATGCTCGTCATCCAGTCCGACGAACCCGGTGAGCACTGCACGGTGCAGGCGAAGATCATCGAGGACATCTGCAACGACAACGACGCGTCCGAGTGCTATCTCACCGCCGATCCCGAGGAGGGCGAAGCCTTCGTCACGGCCCGCCGGATCGCGATCCCGGCTGTGGAGAAGAAGGGGGCGCTGCTGCTCGAGGACGTCGGCGTCCCGCTGCCGAAGCTCGGCGATCTCGTGCTCGGCATCGAGAAGATCGCGGCCGACCGCGATGTGACGATCGCCGTCATCGCACACGCCGGCGACGGCAACACGCATCCGCTGCTCGTCCTCGACCCGAAGGATGAGGACCAGCAGAAGCGCGCACAGATCGCCTATGGCGAGGTCATGGATCTGGCGACCGGGCTGGGCGGGACGATCACCGGTGAGCACGGCGTCGGCCGGCTCAAGGCACCGTGGCTCGCGCCCTACCTCGGCGAAGACGTCATGGAGCTCAACCACCGGATCAAGCAGGCCCTCGATCCGGACAACATCTTCAACCCGGGATCGGTCTACACCGGACTCATCTGAGGATCAGGCCGCCTCGGCGGAAGGAATTCGTGGAAGAATTCTGCACAGCTGTCGAATCGACGTCGATTCGATCGTCTTCTCTGTGAGCGACCGAAATCCGGTCGCCGCACACAGAACGGAGCGAATCATGCGCTGCTCACTGATCTTCCACGCACCCCACACCGAAACGAAGACCGTGACCCGGCGACTGCCCGTCCCGCCCGGATGGCTCCTCCTGATCGCTCGCCGATGACCGAGTCCGCCGAGCGCGCTCGAACGTGCCGTCACCGTCTCTGCCCGTCAGCGCGCCCTCGACCTGACCACCGACCCGGCCGAACGCGCCTACCCCTCGGTAGGGCTCACCTGAGACGGAGGTCACCTCGTCTTCGGGATGAGCGGGGGTACGGCATATGATGGTGAAATCAATCCACAGACTCCGAAACCCTTCTGCATGCACAATTCCTCTCAGACTGAACCGTCGCCGGCGCCCCAAGACACCTCTCAGGGCTTCGCTCACGCGAAGGCGATCCTCTTCGGCGAACACGCGGTCGTCTACGGCTCCCCTGCCGTCGCCGTGCCGCTGCACGGGCTCGGAGTCCAGGCCGATATCCGCCGGTCACCGCATCAGGAGACCCGGATCGAGAGCCAGCTGTTCTCCGGCACCGCGCAGACAGCTCCGGAGCCGATGGATCCCGTCGTCGCAGGTCTGAACGCCGCGCTCAAGGCCGTGGGCGATCCCGACGCCGAGGTGGAGCTGCTCATCCGTTCGGCGATCCCCCACAGCCGCGGCTTGGGGTCGAGTGCAGCCGTGGCCACCTCCGTGGCCCGCGCCGTCGCGAACCTGCATGCGACGGTCTTCGACGAGAACACCCTCCACGAGATCGTGCAGGCGGCCGAGACCGTCGCCCATGGCCGACCCAGCGGAATCGATGCCTGGGCCGTGGCCAAACCCGCCCCCATCCGCTTCCAGACCGGGTGCGCGCAGACCATCGACGTCGGTCAGCGCCTCGTCTTCGTCCTCGCGGACTCCGGTCATCACGGGTCCACCGCCGAGGCGGTCGGAGGGGTCCGTGCCCGCCGTGACGCCGATCCCACCCGCATCGGGGGGATGATCGACCGTCTGGCAGCGCTCACCGACGCCGCCGTCGACGACATCCGCTCCGGTGATCGGGCGACGATCGGTGAACGCATGATCGAAGCGCACAGCCTCCTCGGCGAGATCGGAGTCTCGACTCCGACCCTCGACTCTCTCGTCGACGCCGCCACCGCGGCCGGAGCCCGCGGAGCCAAGCTCACCGGCGGCGGACTCGGCGGCTGCGTTCTGGCGCTGGCCGATGACGATGATTCGGCTGAGGAGCTCGCCGAGGCCCTGCGCAAGGCGGGAGCACCCCGCACCTGGACAACGGAGGTCAGACCGACATGAGAACGACGACGGCGCGGGCCTATCCGAACATCGCCCTGGTCAAGTACTGGGGCAAGGCCGATGAGAAGCTCATCCTGCCCGCCGCGGGAAGTCTGTCGCTGACTCTCGACCATTTCGAGACCACGACCACCGTGGTGCCCGCCCCGGACGCTTCCTCCGATGTCCTCGAACTCGACGGCGTACTCGCCGATGCCGGTCAGACGGATCGGATCTCGACTTTCCTCGACCATGTCCGGGCTCTGGCGGGACGAGATGACCGGGTTCTCGTCCGGTCCCGCAACTCCGTGCCCACGGGGGCCGGTCTGGCCTCCTCGGCGTCGGGATTCGCGGCTCTGGCCACAGCAGCCGCCGCGGCCTTCGACCTCGATCTCGCCGCCGAAGATCTCAGCCGTCTGGCCCGCCGCGGTTCGGGCTCGGCCTGCCGCTCGATCCCCGACGGCATCGCCGTCTGGCATGCCGGCGACGATGCCTCCTCCTTCGCCGAGACCGTGCCCGCCCCGGATATGCGGATGATCATCGTCACCGTCAACCGGGCCAGGAAGGCCGTGTCCTCCCGCGAGGCCATGCGCCTGACCGCCGCCACCTCTCCCTTCTACTCCGGGTGGGTGTCCTCGACCGAGGACTATCTGGAGCAGATGGTCGCCGCGTGCGCGGCCGGGGACTTCACCCGCATCGGTGAGATCACCGAATCCCACGCCCTGCGCATGCACGGGCTCATCCAGTCCACGGTGCCGCCGATCCGGTTCCTCAATCCGACCAGCCATGCGATCTTCGACGTCGTCGCCGAGGCCCGCGAGAACGGGATCGAAGCCTATTCGACCGCCGATGCCGGCCCGAACGTCGCCGTCATCGTCCGCCCCCATGACGCCGAGGCGCTGGCCGAGAAGCTCTCCGGCTTCGGCGACGTCCGCGTCGTGGGTCCCGGACCGGGAGCTCACCTGCTCACCGCCGATGACGAAGTCCCGCCCGCAGACGCAGCAACCACGGCTGCGGGTGAAGGCAGCCGGGCATGATCGAGACCCGGGCGCCCGGCAAACTGTTCATCGCCGGCGAATACGCTGTCGTCGGACCCGGACAGCCGGCCGTGCTCATCGCCGTCGACCGGTGCATCACCGTCCGGCTGACCGAGAGCGAAGGTGCCGGCCGCATCCATTCGAGCGAATACGGTCAGGCGCCCGTCATCTGGCGACGCGAAGACGACGGTGAGCACATCATCGTCGATGAGCGTCCCTTCGACTATGTGCTCTCGGCGATCTCCACCGTCGAAGAGCTGCGCTCGGGGCGGGGTGCCAGCCCCCGCTACTTCGATCTCGAGATCTCCAGCGAACTCAATGACGCCGACGGCCGGAAGTTCGGTCTCGGCTCCTCGGCGGCGGTGACCGTGGCGACGATCGCCGCTCTCGATGAGTTCTATCGCCTCGGCCTGACCCTGACCGAACGCTTCAAGCTCGCCGTCCTCGCGACCATCGCGATCTCCACGAAGGCCTCCGGCGGCGATCTCGCCGCCAGCACCTTCGGCGGTTGGATCCGCTACTCCTCCCCCGACCGGGCGGCCCTGCACGCGCACCGTGAGGCACACGGAGTCGTGTCCGCCATGAGCTGCGAGCAATGGGCCGGCTGCTCGGCCAGACGGGTCACCCCGCCGAGCTCGCTCGACCTCCTCGTCGGCTGGACCGGAACACCGGCGTCGACCGAACACCTCGTCACCCGCGTCCACACCCCGAGTGAACGGTCGGACGAAGCCTCTTCCGAGCACTCCGAATCGACCCCGAAACCGGCCCCGCTCGTCTCCTTCGCCGCGGAGTCCCACACGCTCGTCGATGATCTCGTGGCGGCCTTCGATGCCGACGATGCCGAGGCCAGCCTGACCACGATCCGCTCCGTGCGCGCCCTGCTGCGGCGACTGAGCGACTCCACGGGCAGCCTCATCGAAACCGAAGCCCTGCACGATCTGTGCGAGATCGCCGAAACCCACGGTGCCGCCGCGAAGCCCTCGGGTGCCGGCGGCGGCGACTGCGGAATCGCACTCGCCCACTCACACAGCGAAGCACAGACCATTCTCAGCGGCTGGGAAGCCGCCGGAATCCGACCCCTGGACCTCGGTGCCCACCGAGAGGAAGGCGAGATCGATGAGTTCTGAGACCCCCGCATCGGTTGAGTCACCGGAGACCAAGGCCTCACGGGCCTCCCGCAAGGACGACCACGTTCGCCTCGCCTCGGCGCAGCAGACCGAAGGTCCCCGCCGCACCGACTTCGACGACCTCGAATTCGTCCACCATGCGCTCTCGGGCACGAGTCCCGAACGCGTCGACCTCAGCGTGAACTTAAGCGAATGGACCTGGCCGACGCCCTTCTACGTCAACGGCATGACCGGCGGCACGGAGACCACGGCGAAGATCAACCGGGATCTGGCCATCGCCGCCGCCGAGACCGGTCTGCCCATGGCCTGCGGTTCGATGAGCGTGGCCCTCGACGATGCCGAGGCCGCAAAGGGCTTCACCGTCATCCGCGAGGAGAACCCGGACGGCTTCGTCATGGGCAACCTCGGCGCCGGTCGCAGCGCCGACGATGCCCGCCGCGCTGTCGAACTGCTGCGCGCTGACGCGCTCCAGCTGCACATCAACCCCGTGCAGGAGACCGCGATGCCCGAAGGCACCCGCGACTTCTCCACCTGGCTCTCCGGCCTCGAGGACATCGTCGCCGCCTGCCCGGTGCCCGTCGTCGTCAAGGAGGTCGGATTCGGACTCAGCCGCCGCACCCTGACCCTGCTCGCCGAAGTCGGGGTGCAGTTCGCCGATGTCTCCGGCGCCGGAGGCACGGATTTCCTGCGCATCGAAAACGACCGATCGCCCGCCGATGACTTCTCCATGCTCACCGGCTTCGGCCAGTCGGCACTCGCCTGCCTGCTCGACGCCCCGCCCGAGTGGACGACCCAGACGACCATGGACGACGGAGTCTCGAACCGCGTGCTCCTGGCCTCCGGCGGGGTGCGCAACCCCTATGATGTCGTGAAGGCACTGGCCTGCGGTGCTCGCGCCGTCGGCGTCGCCGGCACGTTCCTGCAGACGGTGCTCGACCACGGTCCGGACGGACTCGTCGGCCTCGTGCGCACCTGGAAGACTCAGATCTCGGCTCTGTTCGCGCTGCTCGGAGCCGAACGATCCACGGACCTCACGGGTACGGACCTGCTCACGCGGGGCCGCCTCGGCGAGTTCGCCCGACTGCGCGGAATCGACGTCACCGCGCTCTCGCACCGTAGCGATGTCCATTCGAGGAGGAATCAGCTGTGAATCAGCAGACCACGATCACCGGGATCCCCACCACATGGGTCGGTCCCCTGCGGGTCAGCGGCGAAGCGCTGGCTCCGAACGGCACCCACACCGAGGTGGCCGTGCCCCTGGCAACGTATGAGACCCCGCTGTGGCCCTCCGTCGGCCGCGGGGCGTCGATCTCGCGTGAGATCGAGGGCGGGATCCGCACCGTCATCGTCGATGAGCGGATGACGCGGTCCGTGCTATTCGTGGCCGAATCCGCGATCGGCGCCGAGGCGGCCGCGCGGGCCATCCGCCACCGGACACCCGAACTCGAATCGGTCGTCGAAGCCGGTTCCAATCACTGCCGGCTCCTCGAGATCCATCCGGAGATCGTCGGCAATCTGCTCTTCGTCCGGTTCGCCTTCCGCACGAATGACGCATCGGGCCACAATATGGTCACCCAGGCCTCGGATTCGCTCATGGAGCGCATCCTGTCGTGGCAGCTCGGACTCGACTACGGGTCGGTCTCCGGCAACTACTGCTCCGACAAGAAGGCCACCGCGGTCAACGGGATCCTCGGGCGCGGACGCAATGTCGTCGCCGAGATCCTCCTGCCCCACGAGGTCGTCGAGCGTCGTCTGCGCTCGACCGCTCAGAAGATGACGGACATCGTCATCCGCAAGGACCTCGTCGGTTCGACGATCGCGGGCGCCCTGCGTTCGGCGAACGCCCACTATGCGAATATGCTGCTCGCGTTCTACCTGGCCACGGGTCAGGATGCGGCGAACATCATCGAAGGCTCGCAGGGCATCACCTATGCGGAGAACCGTCCCGAAGGCCTGTACTTCTCGACGACACTGCCGCACCTGATCGTCGGCACCATCGGCAACGGCAAGGATCTGCCCCATGTCGATGAGGCGCTGGAACGTCTCGGCTGCCGTGAGGAACGCGAGCCGGGAGCGAATTCGCGTCGTCTGGCAGCGCTCATGGCTGCCACCGTGCTCTGCGGTGAGCTGTCCCTGCTGGCTGCGCAGACGAACCCGGGTGAGCTGATGGACACTCACCGTCAGATGGAACGCAAAGCTGATGAACAGCGCGCTGCCGAGACCCCCACAGATTCAGCGCACCGAGAGGACGGCGAGGCCGCATGACATCACACACTGCTGCGGGCACTGCCCCGATCGGCATCGACGACATCGAGCTGGCCACCAGCCATCATGTCGTCAGGCTCGATGACTTCGCCGAGGCGAACGGCACCGATCCTGCGAAGTTCCACCTCGGCCTCGGCCAGGACGAGTTCAGCTTCCCGGCTCCCGATGAAGATGTTGTGACCATGGCCGCCGCGGCCGCCGCGCCGATCATCGCGCGCAACGGAACCGAGGGCATCCGCACCCTGCTGTTCGCCACCGAATCGGGCATCGACCAGTCGAAAGCTGCCGGAATGGCCGTGCACTCGCTGCTCGACCTGCCGTCGCAGATGCGCGTGGTCGAGTTCAAGGAAGCGTGCTATTCGGCGACGGCCGCTCTGCAGGCCGCCGTCGGCATCGTCACCCGTTCTCCCGGTCAGCGGGTGCTCGTCATCGCCTCGGATGTCGCTCGCTATGAGCTCGACACCCCCGGTGAGCCCACTCAGGGCGCTGGTGCCGTAGCGATGCTCGTCTCCGCAGATCCGAAGCTGCTGGAGATCGAGCCGG
Above is a window of Brevibacterium siliguriense DNA encoding:
- the fni gene encoding type 2 isopentenyl-diphosphate Delta-isomerase: MSSETPASVESPETKASRASRKDDHVRLASAQQTEGPRRTDFDDLEFVHHALSGTSPERVDLSVNLSEWTWPTPFYVNGMTGGTETTAKINRDLAIAAAETGLPMACGSMSVALDDAEAAKGFTVIREENPDGFVMGNLGAGRSADDARRAVELLRADALQLHINPVQETAMPEGTRDFSTWLSGLEDIVAACPVPVVVKEVGFGLSRRTLTLLAEVGVQFADVSGAGGTDFLRIENDRSPADDFSMLTGFGQSALACLLDAPPEWTTQTTMDDGVSNRVLLASGGVRNPYDVVKALACGARAVGVAGTFLQTVLDHGPDGLVGLVRTWKTQISALFALLGAERSTDLTGTDLLTRGRLGEFARLRGIDVTALSHRSDVHSRRNQL
- a CDS encoding phosphomevalonate kinase, which codes for MIETRAPGKLFIAGEYAVVGPGQPAVLIAVDRCITVRLTESEGAGRIHSSEYGQAPVIWRREDDGEHIIVDERPFDYVLSAISTVEELRSGRGASPRYFDLEISSELNDADGRKFGLGSSAAVTVATIAALDEFYRLGLTLTERFKLAVLATIAISTKASGGDLAASTFGGWIRYSSPDRAALHAHREAHGVVSAMSCEQWAGCSARRVTPPSSLDLLVGWTGTPASTEHLVTRVHTPSERSDEASSEHSESTPKPAPLVSFAAESHTLVDDLVAAFDADDAEASLTTIRSVRALLRRLSDSTGSLIETEALHDLCEIAETHGAAAKPSGAGGGDCGIALAHSHSEAQTILSGWEAAGIRPLDLGAHREEGEIDEF
- the mvaD gene encoding diphosphomevalonate decarboxylase, which gives rise to MRTTTARAYPNIALVKYWGKADEKLILPAAGSLSLTLDHFETTTTVVPAPDASSDVLELDGVLADAGQTDRISTFLDHVRALAGRDDRVLVRSRNSVPTGAGLASSASGFAALATAAAAAFDLDLAAEDLSRLARRGSGSACRSIPDGIAVWHAGDDASSFAETVPAPDMRMIIVTVNRARKAVSSREAMRLTAATSPFYSGWVSSTEDYLEQMVAACAAGDFTRIGEITESHALRMHGLIQSTVPPIRFLNPTSHAIFDVVAEARENGIEAYSTADAGPNVAVIVRPHDAEALAEKLSGFGDVRVVGPGPGAHLLTADDEVPPADAATTAAGEGSRA
- a CDS encoding bifunctional 3'-5' exonuclease/DNA polymerase produces the protein MTSAPVQRPAVCVVGTVPGEGVQGRRIGIVDLDREGREFDRIDLAEEALPDHIRDRENGAGGEQKEARPRWVFSDTPKWYPPLLAAGVSIERCHDLRLTHAVIARSELVTAPEALRAAADWDAAPADATAADHAAALFDVDAGRGFIPQVPHDLEAALAEYARQTTAIENASDPGRLRLLLAAESAGGLVAAEMRSAGVPWDEAEHDRILTELLGPRPIRDGKPQKMLAKAEEVRAALDDPRANLDSPNRLLAALRNAGINVASTSKWELRTSEHPAIAPLLEYKKMARLLSANGWHWCDEWVDEGRYRPVYVPGGVVTGRWAASGGGALQIPRQLRPALRADKGWRLVSADVAQLEPRALAAMSGDRAMAAAGFGRDLYSGLVDAGVVSTRHEAKIAVLGAMYGSTTGEAGALVPRLRQNFPAAMHLVDSAAEAGRAGGVVSTWLGRTSPPPGERWQRLQREANRFDATVADEQRARRAAGDQGRFTRNFVVQGTAAEWALAWLADLRLRLAELPEIGAAADGGAGTRPAAASGPVFSRRAHLVFFLHDEVIVHAPAQQADEAAQAIRAAAASAGRLLFGDAPVDFPLDLSIGERALKD
- a CDS encoding heavy metal translocating P-type ATPase — protein: MSTHSRASTPTDSPAPGMELLSRIDRGDLARTLAVAACAVAVALGVTGPWPAVPVIAVVGIVLGCWPIAVEAVEDVIHRRMSMEASMLIAIVAAAAIGEWTTALVITAFVLAAEILEDLSMDRGRDALTDLMSFLPEIVQVRRSGSVLAVPLAEVVVGDTVVIVPGERVPVDGRILLGTSSLDQSRITGEPLPVDVTTGDEVFAGSVNQVGALDVRAERVGAESSIGRIISAVEEAQSSEPPAQRLADRLAAWLVGFALIGAVVTYLFTRDLTATISVVVVAGACGIAAGTPLAVLAAIARIARSGAFVKDGAHLEALSSIDTVVFDKTGTLTTGAPAVVSISVPDSDAILRFDVETVLSLAATAESYSEHPLGKAIVAHALDHGLTPASAEDFAYRPGHGVTAIVDGHTVSVGSTRLVPDAPTGASADDPTTTEIHVSVDGAYAGTIFIADAIRESAVDAVAQLSRMGLRTMMITGDRPETARAVAAHIGIDDVRAGLLPEEKLAAVDAERTAGRSITMVGDGVNDAPALARADVGIAMGSGTDLARESADVVLISSDLSDLVHTVSVARRARRIVMVNFVGTIAIDLIGMGLAAFGLLSPVAAAFIHVGSETAFILNSARLIPGRASGRRR
- a CDS encoding FAD-binding oxidoreductase, whose protein sequence is MNHNMDVVSSLTSALPADAVITDPDSMDAYRWDRANDPDAGVPVAVVRATSTEEVQTVVRIAAEAKIPIVPRGAGSGLSGGSSAIAGGIVLSLDKMREISIDPVTRMATVQPGAFNAEVKAAAAEHGLWYPPDPSSFEFCSIGGNIATNAGGLCCVKYGVTTDYVLGMTVVLADGRAVELGGPRLKDVAGLPLTKLFVGSEGTLGVITEVTLRLIPAQLPPTTVVAMFPKLADATNAVLEIARAMRPSMLEFMDKPSINAVEDELKMGLDREAEGMLVIQSDEPGEHCTVQAKIIEDICNDNDASECYLTADPEEGEAFVTARRIAIPAVEKKGALLLEDVGVPLPKLGDLVLGIEKIAADRDVTIAVIAHAGDGNTHPLLVLDPKDEDQQKRAQIAYGEVMDLATGLGGTITGEHGVGRLKAPWLAPYLGEDVMELNHRIKQALDPDNIFNPGSVYTGLI
- the mvk gene encoding mevalonate kinase, which gives rise to MHNSSQTEPSPAPQDTSQGFAHAKAILFGEHAVVYGSPAVAVPLHGLGVQADIRRSPHQETRIESQLFSGTAQTAPEPMDPVVAGLNAALKAVGDPDAEVELLIRSAIPHSRGLGSSAAVATSVARAVANLHATVFDENTLHEIVQAAETVAHGRPSGIDAWAVAKPAPIRFQTGCAQTIDVGQRLVFVLADSGHHGSTAEAVGGVRARRDADPTRIGGMIDRLAALTDAAVDDIRSGDRATIGERMIEAHSLLGEIGVSTPTLDSLVDAATAAGARGAKLTGGGLGGCVLALADDDDSAEELAEALRKAGAPRTWTTEVRPT
- a CDS encoding hydroxymethylglutaryl-CoA reductase, producing MNQQTTITGIPTTWVGPLRVSGEALAPNGTHTEVAVPLATYETPLWPSVGRGASISREIEGGIRTVIVDERMTRSVLFVAESAIGAEAAARAIRHRTPELESVVEAGSNHCRLLEIHPEIVGNLLFVRFAFRTNDASGHNMVTQASDSLMERILSWQLGLDYGSVSGNYCSDKKATAVNGILGRGRNVVAEILLPHEVVERRLRSTAQKMTDIVIRKDLVGSTIAGALRSANAHYANMLLAFYLATGQDAANIIEGSQGITYAENRPEGLYFSTTLPHLIVGTIGNGKDLPHVDEALERLGCREEREPGANSRRLAALMAATVLCGELSLLAAQTNPGELMDTHRQMERKADEQRAAETPTDSAHREDGEAA